Sequence from the Helianthus annuus cultivar XRQ/B chromosome 13, HanXRQr2.0-SUNRISE, whole genome shotgun sequence genome:
GTTTTTTCAAGATGGCTTTACCCAAACTGCGAATTCATCTCCCTGACTCTGAACTTTCTTGAATCGTCTCTAAAGTCCTCGTGGCGACTAGTTTTCCTCTTACCTATTATAACTTTTACTCTACCTTTTAATTATTATTGTCGGTCTCAAGACCTGATAAAGAATAACGATTATAACAATGGCATTCAAAGAAGGCACCGGATTTTCATTTTGCTTCAGGCCTTTGGATTGGTAAAGGCTGAACCACTTCTGGAGTCTGGATCATCGTCACCTAACACCGAAGTAAATTGCAAATCAAAAGCTTCGATTGGGTTCAAAAATTCCTCTTCACGATTAAGACATGCATTAAGTTCTGAAATAGTAATTGGAGCGGTTGTAGAAGCCATTACCGATTTCTATGTAATGTATTGTGTAAACTTGCAGACGCTAACAAGACTCATTTAACTTCATAAAATATACCATCAAAAAATCGATATATCCTTGTTTTTTCGCTAGGTTACTTTTGTTAAGCAAGCCGTTTAGATCCCAATCAGGTAACGCCCCATGGTATATCTTTATTCAGTTTAGTAAACCAGAGCCAGAGGTCCAAACGGACCAAAACTAACAAAACTAAAGCACTCACCAGTAAATAAACAGTAACAAAACTAACACCAGCGCAAGCATCTCACAACAAGACAAATAGGTACCGAAACACTAACACAAACTTAACCTCCACTTTTTTAACCATGTCTGGTCTATTCTCCAGGTACCGCAACGCCTTGCTTCAGTTTCTCCCTCTTCAACTTCTTCTTGGAAACTGGCTTCTTTTTTCTCGGTGGAAGCGTTTTCTGTGCGTACATGTACAATGCATAGTTGCCAACAAGGAATGTTATCAGCAGCCCGCCCACAACCAGCAAGACAATCAATCCCGGGTTGAATCCTGTTGCTTCAACATTCTTGTTCACAAATTGTTGCTGATGTCGCATGAGTTTACAAATGAATTAGAGTTCCGTGAAAATGATTAGTTCACAAGACATAACATAGTTTTCAGATGTTTGATCATTAGTGGAAAGATTTTTTTATGTTATGAGTCAAATTATATgctaaatgaaaaaaaaatggacCGCATAGAGAGGATACGGGCATATAGGGGTGTAAATGAGCCAACCTGCTCGTGAGCTAATCAAGATCGACTTGTAAAATGCTCGAACCAAGCtaagcttaaacgagctcgagccagctcgcgagcctaaacgaccttatatttatataatttttaatctATTAATATAATAACTATTATTAGATACAAAATTATGATAAAAATAATTAATACTACATATCATACTATATATGTAAagattataattataaatatatgtgtaaataattacaaaaatatattaatataataattaaattaaataattaataaacaagGTTGAAAAACTACCCACGAGCCGAGCTCAAGCGTTGGAAACAGAGTACAaaacgagccaagctcgagcttgatCCCTTTTAAGTtaaaacgagccgagccgagccgagctcaaTCCTCAACAACCTCGGACGCAGTTCGGCTCGGCTTTACACCCCTACAAGCAGCAACCagatatatatataacataaccACCAAAATGCTTCAAGAGAAGTTCTTAGTTTAAGATAATTCTTTGATACTAACACATTCCAAACGAAAACAGACACCTATCCACCACCATAGAACTATAGGAGAGTTCAATTGAAtacatagttgtcaatagcaagcgtagcgatcgctatagcgcgctacgtaGCATACAGGTCTAGGCTCGCTATTAGGATTGTAGCGATAGATAGCGATAATagcaacaatttttttttcttttaatataaatagcaattaaatatagctataaaatagctggattttacgtttttgttaaaaaaaacatgtaaaatagcatatataccagggtattttaatataatatacatataaaatttttaatttttttttctagcgtatcactatttataaaaaaatttgtCGCTATTCACCATTAACAACTATGATTGAATATAAACAATTTCAGCCAGGAtgcataaaaaaaaaactttacatTACAAACAAAAATTAAAATGTTTCTAAGTACAATGTGGTACATGTACATTGAACCTTTTCAATTTCTTGCAGACACATATTACAAAACCAAATTTCCCCTttcaacatttaaaaaaaaaaccctcaaaaTTCACCTCCTTTTGAACAAACTATTGCAGCAGCTAGAGTTCTCAATTGTAAACAAGTTTCAGAACACGATCACAGTTGAACATATGAATTACATCAATCACGCAACACGGTAAAAAGAATGTAGTTATCAATTGAAACAGACTAACAAACCCTAAATTGAGGTACGAGAAACCTAGAGATCAAATGGAACatagatacatacatacatagatacACAGATCTTGGTAAAAGATATAGAATAATTAGGATATCTGTAAGAGAAACTAACCGATTCCGAATCCATGAGAGAAACTTTGAGATGGCTCTTTGAAAACGCGTCTCGGAGACTCCTAGATGAACTATTATATGCTTTGTGTGAGTTTACTTTTTCACCCTTGGATTTTATGTAATTCTCACTTACACCCAAAtcttttttatattaattaaaaagtaaAGTTTCAGTTCCTGGAGTTTACACTCATTCTCAGATTCAGtcattttttcaaaaa
This genomic interval carries:
- the LOC110898293 gene encoding DNA-binding protein S1FA translates to MDSESQQFVNKNVEATGFNPGLIVLLVVGGLLITFLVGNYALYMYAQKTLPPRKKKPVSKKKLKREKLKQGVAVPGE